The following proteins come from a genomic window of Deltaproteobacteria bacterium:
- a CDS encoding type II toxin-antitoxin system Phd/YefM family antitoxin: MKYSTQIKPISYLKNHTAEVAATLAETNQPMLITQNGEARLVVMDVHSYEAREETLALLKLLALGQKEIDTARFRSAEDVFHDLDALDRD; this comes from the coding sequence ATGAAATACTCGACCCAGATCAAACCGATCAGCTATCTCAAAAATCATACAGCCGAGGTGGCCGCGACACTGGCCGAAACCAATCAGCCCATGCTCATCACCCAAAATGGCGAAGCCAGACTCGTGGTCATGGATGTGCACAGCTATGAAGCGCGCGAGGAAACCCTAGCGCTCTTGAAACTTCTGGCCTTGGGGCAAAAAGAAATCGACACGGCCCGATTCCGATCCGCCGAAGATGTCTTCCATGACCTGGATGCACTGGACCGGGACTAA
- a CDS encoding UDP-N-acetylglucosamine 2-epimerase (non-hydrolyzing): MKIISVVGARPNFMKIAPFVKAIEAHNAANGHSIEHVLVHTGQHYDVRMSEGFFHSLGIPDPDINLEIGSGSHAEQVGQTMIAFEKVLVQEKPDWVVVVGDVNATLACSVAAKKLCIKVCHIEAGLRSGDMTMPEEINRLVTDRLSDLLLTPDTISSENLRREGVAEDRIRFVGNIMIDTLEANRDAAARLNIGAVLRDNMLLPESVAPVLSGDFALLTMHRPSNVDQKEVLEPILNFLTDEVAVRMPVIWPIHPRARKMLETFGLWNKAVACPHLILLCPIGYHEMLRLNMRARIMLTDSGGLQEECCVLGTPCLTLRWNTERPVTLKEHGGASVLVGNNVERIRGEFLAALAGGRVPQRPELWDGKTAGRCVAALATFFS, translated from the coding sequence ATGAAAATCATTTCCGTCGTGGGCGCTCGCCCCAATTTCATGAAAATCGCGCCGTTCGTGAAGGCCATCGAGGCCCACAACGCGGCCAATGGTCACTCCATCGAGCACGTCCTGGTCCACACGGGCCAGCACTATGACGTGCGTATGTCCGAAGGCTTTTTTCACAGCCTGGGCATCCCGGACCCGGACATTAACCTGGAGATCGGGTCCGGCTCCCATGCCGAGCAGGTCGGGCAGACCATGATCGCCTTTGAAAAGGTGCTGGTGCAGGAGAAGCCCGACTGGGTCGTGGTGGTCGGGGACGTCAACGCCACCCTGGCCTGTTCGGTGGCGGCCAAGAAGCTGTGCATCAAGGTCTGTCACATCGAGGCGGGCCTGCGCAGCGGCGACATGACCATGCCCGAGGAGATCAACCGTCTGGTCACGGATCGGTTGAGCGACCTGCTGCTGACCCCGGACACCATTTCAAGCGAAAATCTGCGCCGTGAGGGCGTGGCCGAAGATCGCATCCGTTTTGTCGGCAACATCATGATCGATACCCTGGAGGCCAACCGCGACGCGGCCGCGCGGCTTAATATCGGGGCTGTCCTGCGGGACAATATGCTCCTGCCCGAGTCCGTGGCGCCTGTTCTGAGTGGTGATTTCGCGCTTTTGACCATGCACCGTCCCTCCAACGTGGACCAAAAAGAGGTGCTGGAGCCGATCCTGAATTTTCTGACCGACGAGGTCGCCGTCCGCATGCCGGTGATCTGGCCCATCCATCCCCGGGCCCGGAAAATGCTGGAAACGTTCGGGCTGTGGAACAAGGCCGTGGCCTGTCCGCATTTGATTTTGTTGTGTCCCATCGGCTATCACGAAATGCTGCGCCTAAACATGCGGGCCCGGATCATGCTGACCGACAGCGGTGGCCTGCAGGAGGAATGCTGCGTCCTGGGCACGCCCTGCCTGACCCTGCGCTGGAACACCGAACGCCCCGTGACCTTGAAGGAACATGGCGGGGCCAGTGTTCTGGTCGGCAACAACGTGGAGCGTATCCGTGGTGAGTTTCTGGCCGCATTGGCGGGCGGCCGGGTGCCGCAACGGCCGGAATTGTGGGACGGCAAGACGGCCGGGCGGTGCGTGGCGGCGTTGGCCACGTTTTTTTCATAG
- a CDS encoding tetrathionate reductase family octaheme c-type cytochrome, with the protein MHRCFHVGLLCGALAFGLWPIFVQAATDDAVAPGRALARQTVKGDERWITTDHSKHAILQQPFTSPEEVTRACLSCHNEAASQIHKTIHWTWKDPADPTGVTGKGGLSVNNFCISVGSSEPRCTSCHIGYGWKDKGFDFSKAESIDCVVCHEQTGTYKKFPSKAGYPVTNATLFEGKTEFLPPDYNAVAQSVGRPGRNNCGTCHFYGGGGDGVKHGDLDSSMAMPNKQLDVHMGTDGQNFTCSRCHTTDAHNIAGRIYATPASLERKSLLEDDLVPKIMCESCHGAQPHKTNQKANDHTDRVACQSCHIPTFARVNPTKMHWDWSLAGDKKREPKKDAFGKPDYDPKKGVFAWGRNEVPRYEWFNGAIKGTTAKDIIDPSSVVRISWPMGAQTDPNSRIFPFKVHTGRTPYDKVRKTMVIPKLFGPKGSGAYWADFDWGKAIEVGQAYNGLLYSGEYDFVDTEYVFPITHMVAPKEQAVACVECHAKDGRLDHLDGFYMPGRDAVRLLDLGGWGLVGASVLGVALHGLGRFVSRIGRRKE; encoded by the coding sequence ATGCATCGATGTTTCCACGTGGGACTTTTGTGTGGCGCGCTGGCGTTTGGCTTGTGGCCGATATTTGTCCAGGCCGCCACGGACGACGCCGTGGCTCCGGGGCGGGCCCTGGCTCGGCAGACCGTCAAGGGCGACGAACGTTGGATCACGACCGATCATTCCAAACATGCTATCTTGCAGCAGCCCTTCACCTCGCCGGAAGAGGTGACCAGGGCCTGCCTGTCCTGTCACAACGAGGCGGCGTCGCAGATTCATAAAACCATCCACTGGACCTGGAAAGACCCGGCCGATCCGACGGGCGTGACGGGCAAGGGCGGACTGTCCGTCAATAATTTTTGCATCAGCGTTGGTTCCAGCGAGCCGCGCTGCACATCGTGTCACATCGGCTATGGCTGGAAGGACAAGGGTTTTGACTTCAGCAAGGCCGAAAGCATCGACTGCGTGGTCTGCCACGAGCAGACCGGCACGTACAAAAAATTTCCATCCAAGGCCGGATATCCGGTCACCAACGCGACGCTGTTCGAGGGCAAGACCGAATTCTTGCCGCCGGATTACAATGCCGTGGCCCAATCCGTGGGCCGGCCCGGCCGGAACAATTGCGGCACCTGCCATTTTTACGGAGGAGGCGGGGATGGCGTGAAACATGGCGATCTGGATTCGTCCATGGCCATGCCCAACAAGCAACTCGATGTGCACATGGGCACGGATGGGCAGAATTTTACGTGTAGCCGCTGCCACACCACAGATGCCCACAACATCGCCGGCCGGATTTATGCCACGCCAGCGTCGTTGGAGCGTAAGAGTCTGCTCGAGGACGATCTCGTCCCCAAGATCATGTGCGAGTCCTGTCATGGCGCGCAGCCGCACAAGACCAACCAGAAGGCCAATGACCACACGGACAGGGTGGCCTGTCAGTCGTGCCATATTCCGACCTTTGCCCGGGTCAATCCGACCAAGATGCACTGGGACTGGTCCCTGGCCGGGGACAAAAAACGCGAGCCCAAGAAGGACGCGTTCGGCAAGCCGGACTACGACCCCAAGAAGGGGGTCTTCGCGTGGGGCAGGAACGAGGTGCCGCGTTACGAGTGGTTCAACGGCGCCATCAAGGGCACCACGGCCAAGGATATCATCGATCCGTCGTCCGTGGTGCGAATCTCCTGGCCCATGGGAGCACAAACCGATCCCAATTCGCGCATTTTTCCATTCAAGGTGCATACCGGGCGGACGCCTTATGACAAGGTCCGCAAAACCATGGTTATCCCCAAGCTGTTCGGCCCCAAGGGATCGGGCGCGTACTGGGCGGACTTCGATTGGGGCAAGGCCATCGAGGTCGGCCAAGCCTACAATGGGCTGCTCTACAGCGGCGAGTACGACTTCGTGGACACCGAATACGTTTTTCCCATCACGCACATGGTCGCGCCCAAGGAACAGGCGGTGGCCTGCGTCGAGTGTCACGCCAAGGATGGGCGTCT
- a CDS encoding type II toxin-antitoxin system RelE/ParE family toxin has protein sequence MRIFILESAEQDIKDLRAYILFRFSKEQWLTTYGRLKEALAIRAAHPQAGTIPEELADLGATQYRQIISGKNRIIYEIREHAIFIHIVVDTRKDLQSLLARRLLRSHPSH, from the coding sequence ATGCGCATTTTTATTCTTGAATCCGCCGAACAGGACATCAAGGACCTTCGCGCGTACATCCTGTTTCGATTTTCCAAGGAACAATGGCTGACGACGTACGGGCGCCTCAAAGAAGCACTCGCCATTCGTGCAGCTCACCCTCAGGCCGGAACAATTCCGGAGGAGCTCGCGGATTTAGGAGCCACGCAATACCGACAAATCATCAGCGGCAAAAACCGCATCATCTACGAAATCCGAGAGCACGCGATTTTCATCCATATCGTTGTCGATACACGCAAGGATCTGCAAAGCCTCCTTGCCCGGCGCTTGCTCAGATCGCACCCAAGCCACTGA